A window of Phycobacter azelaicus contains these coding sequences:
- a CDS encoding polyamine ABC transporter substrate-binding protein, whose translation MTFKTMTLTAVVALSSAAAVAEEVRVYNWSDYIDEALLEKFEAETGIKLVYDVFDSNELLETKMLAGGSGYDVVVPSGTFLQRQIMAGAFQKLDMSKLPNHKNMWDVVEARTEQYDPDNAYSINYMWGTTGIGVNVGKVKELLGEDAPINSLELVFNPANMEKLAECGVHFLDAPAEMIPAALKYIGEDPDSHDPDVIAKAEDVFMGVRPYIQKFHSSEYINALANGDICVAVGWSGDVLQARDRAAEADNGVEIAYNAAVEGAQMWFDQMAIPVDAPNPDAAHKFLNFIMDPQNMADASNYVYYANGNKASQEFLVEDVIGDPAIYPDEATLANLFTTTPYAPKVQRVVTRLWTKIKSGT comes from the coding sequence ATGACTTTCAAGACGATGACACTGACCGCCGTCGTTGCCCTTAGCAGCGCCGCCGCCGTCGCGGAAGAGGTGCGCGTTTACAACTGGTCCGACTACATCGATGAAGCGCTTCTCGAAAAGTTCGAAGCCGAAACTGGCATTAAGCTGGTTTATGACGTCTTCGACAGCAACGAGCTCTTGGAGACCAAAATGCTGGCGGGTGGCTCAGGCTATGATGTGGTGGTGCCCAGCGGCACCTTCCTTCAGCGCCAGATCATGGCGGGCGCATTCCAAAAGCTCGACATGTCCAAACTGCCCAACCACAAGAACATGTGGGACGTGGTCGAGGCCCGCACCGAACAGTACGATCCGGACAACGCCTACTCCATTAACTACATGTGGGGCACCACCGGGATCGGTGTGAACGTTGGCAAGGTCAAGGAGCTGCTGGGCGAAGACGCCCCAATCAACTCGCTTGAACTTGTCTTCAACCCGGCCAACATGGAAAAACTGGCGGAATGCGGTGTGCATTTCCTGGATGCTCCGGCAGAGATGATCCCGGCCGCGCTCAAGTACATCGGTGAAGACCCGGACAGCCATGACCCGGATGTGATCGCCAAGGCCGAGGACGTATTCATGGGCGTCCGCCCCTACATCCAGAAGTTCCACTCTTCCGAGTACATCAACGCCCTGGCAAATGGTGACATCTGCGTCGCTGTGGGCTGGTCTGGCGACGTGCTGCAGGCCCGTGATCGCGCGGCCGAAGCCGACAATGGCGTTGAAATCGCCTATAACGCGGCCGTCGAAGGGGCGCAGATGTGGTTCGACCAGATGGCGATTCCGGTGGATGCGCCGAACCCAGATGCAGCGCATAAGTTCCTGAACTTCATCATGGATCCGCAGAACATGGCGGATGCATCGAACTACGTCTACTACGCCAACGGCAACAAGGCGTCGCAAGAGTTCCTGGTCGAGGACGTGATCGGCGATCCGGCGATCTACCCGGATGAAGCCACGCTTGCCAACCTGTTCACCACCACGCCCTACGCCCCCAAGGTGCAGCGCGTCGTGACCCGCCTGTGGACCAAGATCAAATCGGGCACCTGA
- a CDS encoding NAD(P)/FAD-dependent oxidoreductase, with the protein MRRIFSDYAYGPAPRTGCWWDETIAAPNWPALNGDTRTEVAIIGGGFTGISAALHLAEAGAKVTVLEAETPGWGASGRNGGFCCLGGAMLPADAMQRKFGAEATETYAAGELAAIDLVRDLLDRHEIDADTHSKGETRMAHSPRAMKALRREADEIAANGGTPQLLEQRDLAEHGLNGQFFGALTTPAGFGLNPRKYLFGLARVAEAAGAKLCQNTPVTALSQDSGGHILTTQRGSLRAKKVIVATNGYSWDGLPKWLSGRYIPAQSTVMVTRPLTDPELQAQGWFSDQMAYDTRNLLHYFRLMPDRRFLFGMRGGIFASPRAEASIRRLLRTHFEKLFPAWRDVEGTHFWSGMVSMARNLVPFVGPVPGAQGMFAGLCYHGNGVAMGSYAGRLLSDLVQGRKPNLPYSPVIQSMGKFPFGPARRILVPPAYAMLGLMD; encoded by the coding sequence ATGCGGCGGATCTTTTCGGACTATGCCTACGGGCCGGCCCCCCGCACAGGCTGCTGGTGGGATGAAACCATTGCAGCCCCCAACTGGCCCGCGTTGAACGGCGACACCCGTACAGAAGTCGCCATTATCGGTGGCGGCTTTACCGGCATCTCTGCCGCGCTCCATCTCGCAGAGGCCGGAGCAAAGGTTACCGTCCTTGAAGCCGAAACACCCGGCTGGGGCGCCTCTGGGCGCAATGGCGGCTTTTGCTGCCTCGGAGGAGCAATGCTGCCAGCGGACGCTATGCAGCGCAAATTCGGGGCTGAGGCCACCGAAACCTATGCAGCCGGAGAGCTGGCCGCCATCGACCTGGTGCGCGATCTGCTGGACCGGCACGAGATCGACGCGGACACCCATTCCAAGGGCGAAACTCGCATGGCGCACAGCCCCCGCGCCATGAAGGCCCTGCGCCGCGAGGCGGATGAGATCGCAGCAAACGGCGGCACGCCTCAGTTGTTGGAACAACGGGATCTCGCAGAGCACGGCCTGAATGGGCAATTCTTCGGGGCGCTGACCACGCCCGCAGGGTTTGGTCTTAACCCGCGCAAGTATCTCTTCGGGCTGGCACGCGTTGCAGAAGCTGCTGGTGCAAAGCTTTGCCAGAACACCCCCGTTACCGCACTATCGCAGGATTCAGGCGGTCATATCCTGACGACCCAGCGCGGGAGCCTGCGTGCCAAAAAAGTGATCGTCGCCACCAATGGCTATTCTTGGGACGGACTGCCCAAATGGCTATCGGGTCGCTACATCCCGGCGCAATCCACCGTCATGGTGACCCGCCCGCTGACAGATCCAGAATTGCAGGCGCAGGGCTGGTTCAGCGATCAGATGGCCTATGATACCCGCAATCTCTTGCACTATTTCCGCCTAATGCCGGACCGGCGTTTCCTGTTCGGCATGCGCGGCGGGATCTTTGCCTCACCCCGTGCCGAAGCCTCGATCCGGAGGCTTCTGCGTACACATTTCGAAAAGCTCTTCCCCGCTTGGCGTGATGTGGAAGGCACCCATTTCTGGTCCGGCATGGTCTCCATGGCGCGCAACCTTGTGCCCTTTGTCGGCCCGGTTCCCGGAGCGCAGGGGATGTTTGCCGGGCTTTGCTATCACGGCAATGGCGTTGCGATGGGCAGCTATGCGGGGCGGCTTTTGTCTGACTTGGTGCAAGGGAGGAAGCCGAACCTGCCCTACTCCCCAGTGATTCAGAGCATGGGCAAGTTTCCCTTCGGTCCCGCACGCCGGATTCTTGTCCCGCCCGCCTATGCCATGCTTGGGCTGATGGACTGA
- a CDS encoding ABC transporter ATP-binding protein: protein MTLPVFEPWNDPKEKPLIEFQNVTKRFGDFTAIDDLTIGIYEREFFALLGPSGCGKTTLMRMLAGFETPTEGKIFLSGQDMAPVPPNKRAVNMMFQSYALFPHLSIWDNIAFGLKREGQSKSEIETRVSDMLRLTRLEKFARRKPHQISGGQRQRVALARSLAKAPKLLLLDEPLGALDKKLRQDTQFELMDIQEKTGTTFVIVTHDQEEAMTVASRVAVMDNGKIIQVATPADIYEAPNSTYVADFIGDVNLIQGAAKPTSEDTYALHWREGAEPLTVKTTTKFSDGQTAHLAIRPEKVTISAERPESADNTVQGKILDIAYLGNISTYHVELPSGAVIKAQAANTRRIARRSYTWEDTVWLSWTATAGVLLAD from the coding sequence TTGACACTTCCCGTATTCGAACCCTGGAACGATCCAAAGGAAAAACCCTTGATCGAATTCCAGAATGTCACCAAGCGCTTTGGCGACTTTACCGCAATCGACGATCTGACCATCGGCATCTACGAGCGGGAGTTCTTCGCGCTACTTGGACCGTCGGGCTGTGGCAAGACCACGCTGATGCGCATGCTGGCAGGGTTTGAAACCCCGACAGAAGGCAAGATCTTCCTGTCCGGTCAGGACATGGCGCCGGTGCCTCCGAACAAGCGCGCCGTGAACATGATGTTCCAGTCCTACGCACTGTTTCCGCACCTCAGTATCTGGGATAACATAGCCTTTGGTCTGAAACGCGAGGGACAGTCAAAAAGCGAGATAGAGACCCGCGTCAGCGACATGCTGCGCCTCACGCGGCTGGAGAAATTCGCCCGCCGCAAACCGCATCAGATCTCGGGCGGTCAACGTCAGCGGGTTGCGCTGGCCCGCAGCCTTGCCAAGGCGCCAAAGCTTCTCTTGCTGGATGAACCTCTTGGCGCACTTGATAAAAAGCTCCGTCAGGACACACAGTTCGAACTGATGGACATCCAGGAAAAGACCGGAACCACCTTTGTGATCGTCACCCACGATCAGGAAGAGGCGATGACAGTCGCCAGCCGGGTTGCCGTAATGGACAACGGCAAGATCATTCAAGTCGCCACCCCTGCCGACATCTACGAAGCGCCAAATTCAACCTACGTGGCTGATTTCATTGGCGATGTGAACCTGATCCAAGGCGCCGCGAAACCCACCAGCGAAGACACCTATGCTCTGCACTGGCGCGAGGGCGCGGAGCCGCTTACGGTCAAGACCACAACCAAGTTCTCGGATGGGCAAACCGCACACTTGGCGATCCGCCCCGAGAAGGTCACCATCTCTGCCGAGCGCCCTGAAAGCGCCGACAATACGGTTCAGGGCAAAATCCTCGACATCGCCTACCTCGGCAATATTTCCACGTATCACGTAGAGCTGCCCTCAGGCGCCGTGATCAAGGCACAGGCCGCCAACACGCGCCGCATTGCCCGCCGCTCCTACACATGGGAAGACACTGTCTGGCTGTCCTGGACGGCCACGGCAGGCGTTCTCTTGGCTGACTGA
- a CDS encoding GntR family transcriptional regulator → MTETSSSAQTADEGAAKRPAHEAVYQQLRAQILFGELAPGQAVTIQGLTAALDAGMTPVREAIRRLISDGALVFQGNRRVSVPQITPADVNELIFARKTIECELARLATVNISDDDIAELERIDTDLDRAISTGDVPGYLAQNYSFHTALYGHAAAPILTDLADRLWLRFGPSLRVVCGRFGTQSFPDRHKDILEALRRRDPEMAALAMERDVCQGMEQVSMGLAEGN, encoded by the coding sequence GTGACAGAGACCAGTTCTTCGGCGCAAACAGCAGATGAAGGCGCGGCAAAAAGGCCCGCTCATGAGGCCGTCTATCAGCAGCTGCGGGCGCAGATCCTGTTTGGCGAATTGGCACCGGGTCAGGCGGTGACAATCCAAGGTTTGACGGCTGCCCTTGATGCCGGGATGACACCGGTTCGTGAAGCGATCCGCAGGTTGATCTCCGACGGCGCGCTGGTGTTTCAGGGCAATCGTCGCGTATCGGTTCCGCAGATCACCCCCGCTGACGTCAATGAATTAATTTTTGCAAGAAAAACAATAGAGTGTGAGCTTGCAAGGCTGGCGACGGTCAATATTTCAGATGATGACATTGCTGAATTGGAGCGGATCGATACCGATCTGGACCGTGCGATTTCCACCGGAGATGTGCCGGGCTACCTGGCGCAGAACTACAGCTTTCACACGGCGCTTTACGGTCATGCGGCGGCGCCGATATTGACTGATCTGGCTGACAGGCTTTGGCTGCGGTTCGGTCCCTCGCTGCGGGTGGTATGCGGCCGCTTTGGAACGCAGAGCTTTCCGGACCGTCACAAGGACATCCTTGAAGCCTTGCGCCGCAGGGATCCTGAAATGGCTGCCCTGGCGATGGAGCGGGACGTTTGTCAGGGGATGGAGCAGGTCAGCATGGGGCTGGCCGAGGGCAACTGA
- a CDS encoding ABC transporter permease subunit, whose translation MRRFALIAIPYLWLLALFLVPFAIVLKISLSDVALARPPYMPQFDWATGIWAFLSELDFENFVWLTQDDLYWKAYLSSLQIAFFSTLLTLLVGYPMAYGMARAPEEWRATLMMLVILPFWTSFLIRVYAWMGILSNEGFLNQALLWLGLINEPLTILNTNTAVYIGVVYTYLPFMILPIYAALERMDASLIEAAEDLGCSRLSAFWLVTVPLSKPGIIAGCFLVFIPTLGEFVIPSLLGGSDTLMIGKVLWEEFFSNRDWPVASAVAVVLLLILIVPIVLFQRNQQKQQEADQ comes from the coding sequence ATGCGCCGCTTTGCCCTGATCGCCATTCCCTATCTGTGGCTTCTGGCGCTGTTCCTGGTGCCCTTTGCCATCGTCCTTAAGATTTCACTGTCCGATGTGGCGCTGGCGCGCCCACCCTATATGCCACAATTCGACTGGGCGACGGGTATTTGGGCCTTCCTGTCCGAGCTGGACTTTGAGAACTTCGTTTGGCTGACGCAAGACGATCTTTATTGGAAAGCTTATCTCAGCTCGCTCCAGATTGCCTTCTTCTCGACACTGCTGACCCTTCTGGTGGGCTATCCCATGGCCTATGGCATGGCCCGCGCCCCCGAAGAATGGCGCGCCACGCTGATGATGCTTGTAATCCTGCCCTTCTGGACCAGCTTCCTGATCCGGGTCTATGCGTGGATGGGAATCCTGTCGAACGAGGGCTTCCTCAATCAGGCTTTGCTCTGGCTCGGCCTGATCAACGAGCCGCTGACGATTCTCAACACCAACACCGCCGTCTATATCGGCGTCGTCTACACCTACCTGCCCTTCATGATCCTGCCAATCTATGCAGCGCTTGAACGGATGGACGCTTCCCTCATTGAGGCAGCCGAGGATCTGGGGTGCTCGCGCCTGTCGGCTTTCTGGCTTGTTACCGTTCCGCTGTCAAAACCCGGCATTATCGCGGGTTGTTTCCTGGTGTTCATTCCGACCTTGGGAGAGTTCGTAATCCCGTCGCTCTTGGGCGGCTCTGATACGCTGATGATCGGCAAGGTCCTGTGGGAAGAGTTCTTCTCCAACCGCGACTGGCCAGTGGCCTCGGCCGTGGCCGTGGTGCTTCTACTGATCCTGATCGTGCCCATCGTACTGTTCCAGCGCAACCAGCAAAAGCAACAGGAGGCCGACCAATGA
- a CDS encoding phosphotransferase family protein, whose amino-acid sequence MTCDFHSRFFAHLTGQGLKVDAPRILTGGRSNYVWRTGRIVVKLYDQSSANPLFANDPACEVAALRALSGTGMVPHLVRFGGFEGHHWLAYAHLKGAPWQHDPDPVARLLGRLHDQPAFEGLSKGANGSALIEAQTEAILAECAAAKALRDLRPGHKVPPAKRQTLIHGDPVPGNLVAHDGTLTLIDWQCPKLGDPAEDLALFLSPAMQLLYRGEPLSAEEADAFVAAYPDSQVTARLRTLLPWFHWRMAAYCLWKAERGGARDRQAMELEIAALQSISPSMA is encoded by the coding sequence TTGACTTGCGACTTTCACTCCAGGTTCTTTGCCCACCTTACGGGGCAGGGACTAAAGGTGGATGCGCCCCGGATCCTGACCGGTGGGCGCTCTAACTATGTGTGGCGCACGGGGCGCATTGTGGTGAAGCTCTATGATCAAAGCAGTGCCAATCCGCTTTTTGCCAATGACCCTGCCTGTGAGGTGGCTGCGTTGCGGGCGCTTTCGGGCACCGGGATGGTGCCCCATCTGGTGCGGTTCGGCGGTTTTGAAGGGCATCACTGGCTGGCATATGCGCATCTGAAAGGAGCGCCATGGCAGCATGACCCGGACCCGGTCGCCCGCCTCTTGGGACGCCTGCACGATCAACCTGCCTTTGAGGGGCTGTCCAAGGGTGCAAACGGCAGTGCCCTGATCGAAGCGCAGACAGAGGCAATTCTGGCCGAATGCGCCGCCGCAAAGGCCTTGCGTGACCTGCGTCCTGGCCACAAGGTGCCTCCCGCCAAGCGCCAGACGCTCATCCATGGCGACCCGGTGCCGGGTAACTTGGTAGCGCATGATGGCACGCTTACCCTTATTGACTGGCAATGCCCCAAACTGGGGGATCCGGCAGAGGATCTGGCCCTGTTCCTCTCGCCGGCCATGCAGCTTTTGTATCGTGGTGAGCCGTTGAGCGCTGAAGAGGCGGATGCATTTGTTGCGGCCTACCCGGATTCACAGGTCACGGCGCGTCTTCGCACCTTGCTGCCGTGGTTTCATTGGCGCATGGCGGCCTATTGCCTCTGGAAAGCCGAAAGGGGTGGGGCTAGGGACCGGCAGGCGATGGAGCTGGAGATTGCAGCGCTTCAGTCCATCAGCCCAAGCATGGCATAG
- a CDS encoding ABC transporter permease produces MNRMSWFNTVSLTLGFAFLYIPMVILVIFSFNESKLVTVWAGFSTKWYGELLQNEAFLNAAWVTIKVAVFSSTIATVLGTMAAYVMVRGGRFFGRTLFSGMIYAPLVMPEVITGLSLLLLFIGIGLDRGVLTIVLAHTTFAMCYVSVVVSSRLVTFDRSLEEAALDLGCSPSEAFRLVTLPIIAPAVISGWLLAFTLSLDDLVIASFTSGPAATTLPIKIFSAVRLGVSPEINALSTIMIAIVTVGVITASLVTKHQMVRQKRDEQAAART; encoded by the coding sequence ATGAACAGGATGAGCTGGTTCAACACCGTCTCGCTGACGCTGGGGTTCGCTTTTCTTTATATCCCTATGGTGATCCTGGTGATCTTCAGCTTCAACGAAAGCAAGCTGGTCACAGTCTGGGCAGGCTTTTCGACCAAATGGTACGGGGAACTGCTGCAGAATGAGGCCTTCCTCAATGCCGCATGGGTCACGATCAAGGTAGCGGTTTTCTCTTCGACCATCGCGACCGTGCTTGGAACCATGGCCGCTTATGTCATGGTGCGCGGTGGGCGGTTCTTTGGACGGACCCTGTTCTCCGGCATGATCTACGCGCCGCTGGTGATGCCCGAAGTCATCACCGGTTTGTCGCTTCTCTTGCTATTTATCGGAATCGGCCTTGATCGCGGCGTCCTGACCATCGTTCTGGCTCATACAACCTTTGCCATGTGCTATGTCTCGGTGGTGGTCTCATCGCGGTTGGTGACTTTTGACAGGTCTCTGGAAGAAGCTGCGCTTGACCTTGGCTGTTCCCCGTCGGAAGCGTTTCGCCTTGTGACACTGCCGATCATCGCTCCTGCGGTGATCTCGGGCTGGCTTCTGGCCTTTACCCTGTCACTGGATGATCTGGTCATCGCCTCCTTCACCTCCGGGCCTGCGGCGACCACCCTGCCGATCAAGATCTTCTCGGCGGTGCGGCTGGGCGTCTCCCCTGAGATCAACGCGCTCTCGACCATTATGATCGCCATCGTAACCGTGGGTGTGATCACCGCCTCTCTCGTCACGAAACACCAAATGGTGCGTCAGAAGCGGGACGAACAAGCTGCGGCGCGCACCTGA